One Halolamina litorea genomic window carries:
- a CDS encoding VOC family protein yields the protein MSEREPDLDTLAPDSGVDESRRPSSANRNSESSGDVDADSDAAASDAPDTPGLHHLSVVSGDPYGTLTFYRDVLGLRLVKRTVNHDEPAVHHLYFGDAEATRGTTFTAFPYPLDPGGRRGAGQPSETAFAIPEGSREYWQERLASHGVEAEAGERFGERTLTVTDRDGLDLALIESAGAGVLGVDETPVDPWNESVPDEHAIRGIHSTTLRSNSPYVTGRVLELFGFGLVGQEGDRVRYVAGADGVETEGLDADTTDLAEAPTPGTVVDLYGREEPWGKEGAGTGHHVAVRMPDRAALDAWHDRLLDAGLSPSQPRERYYFDSVYVRDPGGVLFELATDGPGIDRDEPIEELGSELRLPPWLEADESMIRDQLPPLDEPVRYDDEEHDTDDIDDTAQGGKR from the coding sequence GTGAGCGAGCGGGAACCCGACCTCGACACGCTCGCTCCCGACTCGGGCGTCGACGAGAGTCGAAGACCCTCGTCTGCCAACCGGAACTCGGAGAGTTCCGGTGACGTCGACGCCGATAGCGACGCCGCAGCCAGCGACGCGCCCGACACCCCCGGGCTCCACCACCTCTCGGTCGTCAGCGGCGACCCCTACGGGACGCTGACGTTCTACCGGGACGTGCTGGGACTCCGACTCGTGAAGCGCACCGTCAACCACGACGAGCCGGCGGTCCATCACCTCTACTTCGGCGACGCCGAAGCGACCCGCGGGACGACGTTCACGGCGTTCCCGTACCCCCTCGACCCCGGCGGACGCCGCGGCGCCGGCCAACCGAGCGAGACTGCGTTCGCCATCCCCGAGGGGAGCCGAGAGTACTGGCAGGAACGCCTCGCCAGCCACGGGGTCGAGGCGGAGGCTGGCGAGCGCTTCGGCGAGCGAACCCTCACCGTCACCGACCGCGACGGCCTCGACCTCGCGCTGATCGAGAGCGCCGGCGCCGGCGTGCTGGGCGTCGACGAAACCCCGGTCGACCCTTGGAACGAAAGCGTCCCCGACGAACACGCGATCCGCGGGATCCACTCGACAACGCTCCGCTCGAACAGTCCCTACGTCACCGGCCGCGTGCTGGAACTGTTCGGCTTCGGCCTCGTCGGGCAGGAAGGTGACCGGGTACGCTACGTCGCCGGCGCCGACGGCGTCGAAACCGAGGGGCTGGACGCCGACACGACCGACCTCGCCGAAGCCCCCACACCGGGCACCGTCGTCGACCTCTACGGCCGCGAGGAGCCATGGGGGAAAGAAGGGGCCGGTACCGGCCATCACGTGGCGGTTCGGATGCCCGACCGCGCGGCACTCGACGCGTGGCACGACCGCCTCCTCGACGCCGGCCTCTCGCCATCACAGCCCAGAGAACGCTACTACTTCGACTCGGTGTACGTCCGCGACCCCGGCGGCGTGCTGTTCGAACTCGCCACCGACGGCCCCGGGATCGACCGCGACGAACCGATCGAGGAACTGGGGAGCGAGCTCCGACTGCCGCCGTGGCTCGAAGCCGACGAGTCGATGATCCGCGACCAACTGCCGCCGCTGGACGAACCGGTCCGATACGACGATGAGGAACACGACACCGACGACATCGACGACACAGCACAGGGA